A window of the Streptomyces sp. NBC_01351 genome harbors these coding sequences:
- a CDS encoding LysR family transcriptional regulator — translation MQLSITWELCMELRDIEIFLTLAEELHFGRTAERLHVSQARVSQAIRTQERRLGVALFDRTSRRVALTPVGRRLREDLQQALDLLHAGLARAQAAGPGGAGAGRTLRLGVFGHAGHELRPLVDAFRSRYPGSDIQFGEINGADAFTALRAGEHDAHVLWLPVAEPDLTVGPTVLTGGRVLAVAADHPLAQRGTASLEDLADNHVVDLGPEAPEYWVASMVPTRTPLGRRIPRGPAARTFHEILTLVAAGRCVHPLGEVAARYNKPPGIVFVPLHDAPTVEWALTWRTTADSPTIRALAQTAADLGPIAM, via the coding sequence ATGCAGCTATCCATAACCTGGGAGTTATGCATGGAGCTGCGCGACATCGAGATCTTCCTGACACTGGCGGAAGAGCTGCACTTCGGCCGCACCGCAGAGCGACTTCACGTGTCCCAAGCCCGCGTCAGCCAGGCCATCCGCACACAGGAACGCCGCCTCGGCGTGGCCCTGTTCGACCGCACCAGCCGACGCGTGGCCCTGACCCCTGTCGGCCGGCGCCTGCGTGAGGACCTCCAGCAGGCCCTCGACCTCCTCCACGCAGGACTGGCACGCGCCCAAGCAGCCGGCCCGGGCGGCGCGGGCGCGGGCCGGACCCTGCGGCTGGGCGTCTTCGGTCACGCCGGGCACGAACTACGGCCGCTCGTCGACGCGTTCCGCAGCCGCTACCCCGGCAGTGACATTCAGTTCGGCGAAATCAACGGCGCCGACGCGTTCACCGCCCTGCGCGCCGGAGAGCACGACGCGCACGTGCTGTGGCTGCCCGTCGCCGAACCAGACCTCACCGTCGGTCCCACCGTGCTCACCGGAGGCCGCGTGCTGGCCGTGGCCGCAGACCATCCACTCGCCCAACGCGGCACCGCTTCCCTGGAGGACCTCGCCGACAACCACGTCGTCGACCTCGGCCCCGAAGCCCCCGAGTACTGGGTCGCCTCCATGGTCCCCACCCGCACCCCCCTCGGCCGCCGTATCCCCCGCGGGCCCGCCGCGCGGACCTTCCACGAGATCCTCACGCTGGTCGCTGCCGGACGCTGTGTCCACCCGCTGGGCGAAGTCGCCGCGCGCTACAACAAGCCTCCCGGCATCGTCTTCGTTCCCCTCCATGACGCCCCCACCGTCGAATGGGCGCTGACCTGGCGCACCACCGCCGACAGCCCCACCATCCGCGCACTGGCCCAAACCGCCGCCGACCTCGGCCCCATCGCCATGTGA
- a CDS encoding DUF4386 domain-containing protein codes for MPTSVHESHAASLRGAAPRPRGAVALLTVSLSYAVLTAAYVLANRATPQPDTPGDDILRQYVPDHGTAINLGAFLLLVAAVLLVPVAANLARLVRQGQGQGQGQDQGAAAATALAGGLLASGALASSAALTWTLGRLPQEAPAALARALADLSFLAGGLGYAVSFALLAAGTCLAARRSGLLPRACATTGLIIAAAGLAATLMLLVFDFSYLLPVVRFGGTAWLVWAAIALFRSRPTAAGADA; via the coding sequence ATGCCCACATCAGTACATGAGTCCCACGCGGCCTCGCTCCGCGGCGCGGCCCCGCGCCCGCGCGGCGCCGTTGCGCTGCTCACCGTCTCGCTCTCCTACGCCGTACTCACCGCTGCGTACGTCCTCGCCAACCGCGCCACCCCGCAGCCCGACACCCCCGGCGACGACATCCTGCGCCAGTACGTTCCCGACCACGGCACAGCGATCAACCTGGGCGCCTTCCTGCTGCTCGTCGCCGCCGTGCTCCTGGTCCCCGTCGCCGCCAACCTGGCCCGGCTGGTGCGGCAGGGACAGGGGCAGGGGCAGGGACAGGACCAAGGCGCCGCGGCGGCGACAGCCCTGGCCGGCGGGCTGCTGGCCAGCGGCGCGCTGGCCTCCAGCGCCGCACTCACCTGGACCCTCGGCCGCCTTCCGCAAGAGGCACCCGCAGCCCTGGCCCGTGCCCTGGCAGACCTGTCCTTCCTCGCCGGCGGCCTCGGATACGCCGTGTCCTTCGCCCTCCTGGCGGCAGGCACCTGCCTGGCAGCCCGCAGGAGCGGGCTCCTGCCGCGCGCCTGCGCCACCACCGGGCTGATCATCGCCGCCGCCGGACTGGCCGCCACCCTCATGCTCCTCGTCTTCGACTTCAGCTACCTGTTGCCCGTCGTCCGCTTCGGAGGCACGGCATGGCTGGTGTGGGCCGCGATCGCACTGTTCCGCTCGCGCCCGACCGCAGCGGGGGCGGACGCATGA
- a CDS encoding nuclear transport factor 2 family protein, which produces MCAVQDVVDCFEIGQLCAEITDAVMTRDFDRVASLFTPDGTIRWPHIDKEFIGREEIRAGIEWGQGLWEFFVQHVHPGVIRLDGDTAVGRVYIQEFGRMRDGSSHLNYALYHDRYQRTPDGWKFAERVYEVRYLDSTPLAGSPLHAAPGA; this is translated from the coding sequence ATGTGCGCTGTGCAGGACGTCGTCGATTGCTTCGAGATCGGGCAGCTGTGCGCCGAGATCACCGACGCTGTGATGACGCGCGACTTCGACCGCGTCGCCTCGCTGTTCACGCCCGACGGAACCATTCGATGGCCGCACATCGACAAGGAGTTCATCGGCCGCGAGGAGATCCGCGCGGGAATCGAGTGGGGGCAGGGACTGTGGGAGTTCTTCGTGCAGCACGTCCACCCCGGCGTCATCCGGCTCGACGGCGACACCGCGGTCGGGCGCGTGTACATCCAGGAGTTCGGGCGGATGCGCGACGGCAGCTCCCACCTGAACTACGCCCTCTATCACGACCGCTACCAACGCACGCCCGACGGCTGGAAGTTCGCGGAGCGCGTCTATGAGGTCAGATACCTCGACTCCACCCCCCTGGCGGGCTCGCCACTCCACGCAGCGCCTGGGGCCTGA